Proteins from a single region of Nitrosarchaeum sp.:
- a CDS encoding SMC family ATPase translates to MITAIELGDFLSHSQTRLEFGNGVTVFVGQNGAGKSSIIDAITFALFGQHTRKSNKGLIKRGSNQGFVKVEFNINGKQYQAVRKIDNKGGLTAKFSENVNDEFLEIAAGERKQFGESMTQEVEKTIGLGFEKLKIASIVQQGELNAIIKAKPKEFKELLNAIIGIDKLDVASEAMKTITKNFREKIRDEKGYDDTHIDILLRELQKFMAELEESKPQKEQLVLKQIELQKEVSSLRAKLEIESPKIDKINQLELRKKELQSYAKEAIQEIQREIAEKEHKIRDCEGCFEHISLKNDLESKMERIELAVEENQKRIQELTGKVASLKEKQALAEKIQLKDNKCPVCDSKVEKLNPLFQEEHLKQEIASIKEQIISAEKEHVLYNQKRAEFSKRLQDVRNAEATLRAHAIKDQEDIRKIQGEIKLKKENVQKIPLSINDNLLEISQIDSTAKRIFEIITKLEQETKGFNEDEFLNLKKLINEKQTVLSQTDQHLGAIIEKISKYEEQIKTTQKIVSDLKVVKKYIEKLDIIQMNIFSRDGPVAMSLRSWALNTISAKSSEYLTLLNTKIQRIALSEKARDILITCYSKSEMLDLESLSGGEQVSVALALRLGMASLLGASNLNLMILDEPTTHLDAERKKALVGVLSQLSDITNIGKPMQFIIITHDSEIFEDSNVEKIYKFESAEHGSKVIAL, encoded by the coding sequence ATGATAACAGCAATTGAATTAGGAGATTTTTTATCACATTCTCAAACAAGATTAGAATTTGGAAATGGAGTAACGGTATTTGTAGGACAAAACGGAGCAGGAAAATCAAGCATAATAGACGCAATTACATTTGCATTGTTTGGACAACATACTAGAAAATCAAATAAGGGATTGATAAAAAGAGGATCTAATCAGGGATTTGTCAAAGTAGAATTTAACATCAATGGCAAACAATACCAGGCAGTAAGAAAAATAGATAACAAAGGTGGACTTACTGCAAAATTCAGTGAGAATGTTAATGATGAATTTTTAGAAATTGCAGCTGGTGAAAGAAAGCAATTTGGTGAATCTATGACACAAGAAGTTGAAAAAACAATAGGATTGGGTTTTGAGAAGTTAAAGATTGCATCAATAGTGCAACAAGGGGAATTAAATGCAATAATCAAAGCAAAACCAAAAGAGTTCAAAGAACTACTAAATGCAATAATTGGAATCGATAAACTTGATGTAGCATCAGAGGCAATGAAAACAATTACAAAAAATTTCCGAGAAAAGATAAGAGATGAAAAAGGATATGATGATACACATATTGATATTTTATTACGAGAATTACAAAAATTCATGGCAGAATTAGAAGAATCTAAACCACAAAAAGAACAACTTGTTTTAAAACAAATTGAATTGCAAAAAGAAGTATCATCACTTAGAGCAAAACTAGAGATAGAATCTCCAAAAATAGATAAGATAAATCAACTAGAATTAAGGAAAAAAGAACTGCAATCATATGCAAAAGAGGCAATTCAAGAAATTCAGCGAGAAATTGCCGAAAAAGAGCACAAAATACGTGATTGTGAGGGATGTTTTGAGCATATTAGTCTGAAAAATGATTTGGAATCAAAAATGGAAAGAATTGAATTGGCAGTAGAAGAAAACCAGAAAAGAATTCAGGAATTAACAGGCAAAGTTGCATCGCTTAAGGAAAAACAAGCATTAGCTGAAAAAATCCAATTAAAGGACAACAAATGTCCAGTATGTGACTCTAAAGTTGAAAAACTAAATCCATTATTTCAAGAAGAGCATCTAAAACAAGAGATCGCATCCATTAAAGAACAAATTATTTCAGCAGAAAAAGAACATGTATTATACAATCAAAAAAGGGCAGAGTTTTCTAAAAGACTTCAAGATGTAAGAAATGCTGAAGCAACATTAAGAGCACATGCCATTAAGGATCAAGAAGACATAAGAAAAATTCAAGGAGAAATAAAATTAAAAAAAGAAAACGTACAAAAAATTCCATTATCTATTAATGATAATTTATTAGAAATATCTCAGATAGACTCTACTGCAAAAAGAATTTTTGAGATCATTACAAAATTAGAGCAAGAGACTAAAGGATTTAATGAAGATGAATTTTTAAATCTAAAAAAATTAATTAATGAAAAACAAACCGTTCTTTCACAAACAGATCAACACCTAGGTGCAATAATAGAAAAAATATCAAAGTATGAAGAGCAAATAAAAACAACGCAAAAAATAGTATCAGATCTTAAAGTCGTTAAGAAATATATTGAAAAATTAGATATTATTCAAATGAATATTTTTAGCAGAGATGGTCCTGTTGCAATGAGTTTAAGATCATGGGCACTAAATACAATCTCAGCAAAATCTTCAGAGTATCTCACACTGCTTAATACAAAAATTCAAAGAATTGCGCTATCAGAAAAAGCAAGAGACATATTAATTACATGTTATTCTAAAAGTGAAATGTTAGATTTAGAATCCCTAAGTGGTGGAGAACAAGTCAGCGTTGCACTTGCCCTCAGATTAGGCATGGCAAGTTTACTTGGAGCATCCAATCTCAATTTAATGATATTAGATGAGCCTACAACTCACCTTGATGCAGAACGTAAAAAAGCACTTGTCGGAGTATTGTCTCAATTATCAGACATCACAAACATTGGAAAACCGATGCAATTTATCATAATTACGCATGATTCAGAGATATTTGAGGATTCAAATGTGGAAAAAATATACAAATTTGAATCCGCAGAACATGGAAGCAAGGTAATTGCACTATAA
- a CDS encoding exonuclease SbcCD subunit D translates to MLFSHISDTHLGLVQYGSEEREHDVYHVFNQAIDISIKDHVDFVIFAGDIFHIPNPNGTAIVQMANALKRLKNNSIDSFFILGEHDISRIRSTPIPYVYHNLEFSRYIGQGNPINHKGVLIVGFDKIRKAEIPQFEEKFRAVDEIASKHAGHKILVLHQGITEVNKFAGELQSTDLPKNFTYYAMGHLHDHDIKQFNHLNGPVAYPGSIELTTSEGIKETKKGFFEVDISEKEVKNNWIELDTRQQFSFKTNYDELTKVVDEISSKIDNIERKPIVEIKIQGENIETDQIQAQISRLYQQTLRCFWRITSKEISESSVFLERPNTIDDEMLRLSVDASGSEQIAKFAIKELLPLLSSAQIKEATQIIIENFEKYKKEEVNDNSN, encoded by the coding sequence ATGCTGTTTTCACATATTTCAGATACTCATCTAGGACTAGTACAGTATGGTTCAGAGGAAAGAGAACATGATGTATATCATGTTTTTAATCAAGCCATAGATATTTCAATTAAAGATCATGTAGATTTTGTAATATTTGCAGGGGATATTTTCCATATACCAAATCCAAATGGTACTGCAATTGTTCAAATGGCAAATGCGTTAAAGAGGTTAAAAAATAACAGCATTGATTCATTTTTTATTTTAGGAGAGCACGACATAAGTAGAATTCGTTCAACTCCAATCCCATATGTGTATCATAACTTAGAGTTTTCAAGATACATCGGACAAGGAAATCCAATTAATCATAAAGGAGTGTTGATAGTTGGATTTGATAAAATAAGGAAAGCAGAAATTCCGCAATTTGAAGAAAAGTTCAGAGCAGTGGATGAAATTGCAAGCAAACATGCAGGACATAAAATTCTAGTATTACATCAAGGAATTACAGAGGTTAACAAGTTTGCAGGAGAATTACAGTCAACAGATTTACCAAAAAATTTCACATATTATGCAATGGGTCATTTGCATGATCATGATATCAAACAATTTAATCATCTAAATGGACCAGTAGCTTATCCAGGATCAATAGAATTAACAACAAGTGAAGGAATCAAAGAGACGAAGAAGGGATTCTTTGAAGTAGATATTTCTGAAAAAGAAGTAAAAAACAATTGGATTGAGTTAGATACGAGACAGCAATTTTCATTTAAAACAAACTATGATGAATTAACAAAAGTAGTAGATGAAATCTCTTCAAAAATAGACAACATAGAGCGAAAACCAATAGTAGAAATAAAAATTCAAGGTGAAAACATAGAAACTGACCAAATTCAGGCACAAATTTCAAGGTTATATCAACAAACATTGAGATGTTTTTGGCGAATTACATCCAAAGAAATATCAGAGTCGTCAGTATTCCTAGAAAGACCAAATACAATTGACGATGAGATGCTCAGATTATCAGTTGATGCAAGTGGTTCAGAACAAATTGCAAAATTTGCCATAAAGGAATTACTTCCATTATTGTCATCTGCTCAGATCAAAGAAGCTACTCAGATCATTATTGAAAACTTTGAGAAATACAAAAAGGAGGAAGTAAATGATAACAGCAATTGA
- a CDS encoding ATP-binding protein has translation MNTGFVIGESKPTFVTAITSRPLSVGEYIKIDSDEGEILGLVEKSSVSSAAFADVKNFDEAFESTEIAEINKRDKTYTAHIGILGFLENLRKGQSIIPSVPPIPGTPISQPTKEDLEAIFSPQKEGWVKIGNLLREKSIEAKINLDKIVARHLGILAMTGMGKSNLVSLITKQIGKLKGTVIIFDYHNDYTTLNIPRINVIDAKINPRLLDADQLSEVLEIRDGANVQQRVLRMAFTKQVKESKEFWKKLETEVEFIVNSEDKKIKEIRTSAYRVQDIIEEAQRRFEDILDPDMGDPISFIKEGRTNILNISELSEKQANVALAFYLQQLLKDRKDASIVKHGRSKRERNYKFDSPIFVIIEEAHVFIPKDHDTSAKYWAAKIAREGRKFGLGLGIVSQRPRSVDLNVLSQLGSFAIMKIIQEDDQRQIAAATESTSRELIAQLTSLNVGDAVLVGQWTNLPSLVHVEEVKEKIMGADQSAVNAWANAEKMNEIAVESTQGLVKKDLLLD, from the coding sequence TTGAACACAGGTTTTGTAATAGGAGAATCAAAGCCCACATTTGTAACGGCTATTACATCAAGACCACTTTCGGTTGGGGAATATATTAAAATTGATTCAGATGAAGGAGAGATTCTAGGATTAGTTGAAAAATCATCTGTGTCAAGTGCTGCATTTGCAGATGTTAAAAATTTCGATGAAGCATTTGAAAGCACAGAAATTGCAGAGATAAACAAGAGAGATAAAACATACACTGCACATATCGGAATTTTAGGATTTTTAGAAAATTTACGAAAGGGACAATCAATTATACCATCAGTTCCACCAATTCCAGGAACACCAATATCACAACCAACAAAAGAGGATTTGGAGGCTATTTTCAGCCCACAAAAAGAGGGTTGGGTCAAAATTGGAAATTTATTAAGAGAAAAATCAATTGAAGCTAAAATCAATCTCGATAAAATTGTTGCAAGACATTTAGGAATTTTAGCGATGACTGGAATGGGAAAAAGCAATCTTGTTTCATTAATTACAAAACAGATTGGTAAACTAAAAGGAACGGTGATAATTTTTGATTATCATAATGACTATACAACATTAAACATTCCACGAATAAATGTAATTGATGCAAAAATTAATCCTAGATTATTGGATGCAGATCAATTATCAGAAGTTTTAGAAATTAGAGACGGTGCAAATGTACAACAAAGAGTATTAAGAATGGCATTTACAAAACAAGTAAAAGAATCAAAAGAATTTTGGAAGAAATTAGAAACAGAAGTAGAATTCATTGTAAATTCAGAAGACAAAAAAATCAAAGAGATCAGAACATCAGCATATAGAGTTCAAGACATCATAGAGGAAGCTCAAAGAAGATTTGAAGATATATTGGATCCAGATATGGGAGACCCAATTAGTTTTATCAAAGAGGGACGGACAAATATTTTAAATATTTCAGAATTATCTGAAAAGCAAGCAAACGTTGCACTAGCATTCTATTTACAACAACTACTCAAAGATAGAAAAGATGCCAGTATTGTAAAACATGGAAGATCAAAAAGAGAGAGAAATTACAAGTTTGATTCACCTATTTTTGTAATAATAGAAGAAGCACATGTGTTTATTCCAAAAGATCATGACACAAGTGCAAAATATTGGGCAGCCAAAATTGCCAGAGAAGGAAGAAAGTTCGGATTGGGTTTAGGAATAGTGTCACAGAGACCAAGAAGTGTAGATCTGAACGTTCTCAGTCAATTAGGATCTTTCGCCATAATGAAAATAATACAAGAAGATGATCAACGTCAAATAGCAGCTGCCACAGAATCTACTAGTCGCGAATTAATTGCTCAATTGACTTCTTTGAATGTAGGAGATGCAGTACTGGTAGGACAATGGACCAATTTACCCTCGCTAGTACACGTTGAAGAAGTAAAGGAAAAAATTATGGGAGCAGATCAAAGTGCAGTTAATGCATGGGCAAATGCAGAAAAGATGAATGAGATTGCCGTAGAATCAACTCAAGGACTTGTCAAGAAAGATTTGTTGTTAGACTAA
- a CDS encoding DNA double-strand break repair nuclease NurA — MLSILKGPKFEQILQKAKQNWVEFTPTKQDVSTAGIDSSFNNTRFQGIELWATTAVSIKSNGEVLIDLHDSGLGSDIDLSKIASKMEIEACEKTVDSVDLVLMDGSLHSQFMTRQSSLDAMVVKTIKKRDNVIFIAKTSNTKKQFENLGSLAGDIFYYNHITKGAGFSKIFVEKKYGVDKVISSTFVRLSDSTPIIKLEFLGGNRDNDEIKSIMNKLYKSSVGGYPYALKLAHNNCKISDKELAKMVSLLGLSNEIGSREVLS, encoded by the coding sequence ATGCTGTCCATTCTAAAAGGACCTAAATTTGAACAGATTTTACAGAAAGCAAAGCAGAATTGGGTAGAATTTACGCCTACAAAACAAGACGTGAGTACTGCTGGAATAGACAGTAGTTTTAACAATACAAGATTTCAAGGAATTGAACTTTGGGCAACAACTGCAGTATCAATTAAATCAAATGGAGAAGTATTGATAGATTTACATGATTCTGGATTAGGTTCGGATATAGATTTATCAAAAATTGCAAGTAAAATGGAAATTGAAGCATGTGAAAAAACTGTTGATTCAGTAGATTTGGTATTAATGGATGGGTCACTTCATTCGCAATTTATGACAAGACAATCATCATTAGATGCAATGGTTGTGAAAACAATAAAAAAAAGAGACAATGTAATTTTTATTGCAAAGACATCAAATACAAAAAAACAATTTGAGAACCTAGGTTCGTTAGCAGGAGATATTTTTTATTATAATCACATAACAAAAGGTGCAGGATTTAGCAAGATATTTGTTGAAAAGAAATATGGAGTAGATAAAGTAATTTCTTCGACATTTGTGAGATTAAGTGATTCAACACCAATCATAAAGCTAGAATTTTTAGGTGGAAATAGAGATAACGATGAAATAAAATCAATAATGAATAAACTATACAAAAGTAGTGTTGGAGGATATCCATATGCATTGAAGCTGGCACATAACAACTGTAAAATATCTGACAAAGAACTTGCAAAAATGGTTAGCTTGTTAGGATTGAGTAACGAAATTGGTTCACGCGAGGTTTTAAGTTGA
- a CDS encoding PEFG-CTERM sorting domain-containing protein — MKFVFVSVILLMLIPTSFAFGSHIIDDMDAFAQYLDITQISSEKYVLTINDKTYDIHYGYHGSFEVNLEKSEEYPKLSSMEIVPERKSIQITMESVPSTSIFWLRLPLDVISAEGAQYKLTIDGVDTPYDLIKYPDNYALGMMLPKDAKNVEIIGTYVVPEFGMLPIMILGIVLVGTVYLARKSSFGSRFQ, encoded by the coding sequence ATGAAATTTGTTTTTGTCTCTGTTATTCTTTTGATGTTGATTCCAACTAGTTTTGCTTTTGGCAGTCATATCATTGATGATATGGATGCATTTGCCCAGTACCTGGATATTACTCAAATTTCCTCTGAAAAATATGTCCTAACAATTAATGATAAGACATATGATATTCATTATGGGTATCATGGCAGTTTTGAAGTAAATCTAGAAAAATCAGAAGAATATCCAAAACTATCTTCTATGGAAATAGTTCCTGAAAGAAAGTCAATCCAAATTACTATGGAGAGTGTCCCTTCAACTAGTATTTTTTGGCTACGACTACCACTTGATGTAATTTCTGCTGAAGGTGCACAATACAAGCTAACAATTGATGGTGTAGATACACCATACGACCTAATCAAATATCCTGACAACTATGCATTGGGAATGATGCTCCCAAAGGATGCAAAAAATGTTGAAATTATTGGAACATATGTTGTTCCTGAATTTGGAATGTTGCCAATTATGATTTTAGGAATTGTTCTTGTTGGTACAGTTTATCTTGCTAGAAAATCTTCTTTTGGTTCTAGATTCCAGTAA
- a CDS encoding aspartate dehydrogenase yields MKRIGLLGCGAIGTQIALAIDSGKIPGILTHVYDASKDASSALVSKLKNKPVIVENPHLLSSHPVDIVVEAASQEAVRNVAHSVLQNKRDLMIMSVGALLDESIYDILSEACEHFHKTIYLPSGAIGGLDAIKSVSDLLESVTLTTTKHPKSLKGAKFFETSKIDLEKITTPTIIFEGTAKEAVTLFPANINVAALLSLVGMGSEKTMVKIVADPNTDKNTHTIVAQGKFGKMSFNIENIPDETNPKTSKLAILSAIETLRKYCSSGISIGT; encoded by the coding sequence TTGAAAAGAATCGGACTCTTGGGGTGTGGAGCAATTGGGACTCAAATTGCATTGGCAATTGATTCAGGTAAAATTCCTGGCATTCTAACTCATGTGTATGATGCCTCAAAAGACGCATCATCTGCTCTAGTTAGTAAATTAAAAAATAAACCAGTAATTGTTGAAAATCCACACCTTCTATCTTCCCATCCAGTTGATATTGTTGTAGAGGCAGCATCCCAAGAAGCAGTTAGAAATGTAGCTCACAGTGTATTGCAAAATAAACGAGACTTGATGATCATGAGTGTTGGCGCATTACTTGATGAATCAATCTATGATATCTTGTCTGAAGCATGTGAACATTTTCATAAAACCATCTACTTGCCCTCTGGTGCAATTGGTGGATTGGATGCAATAAAATCAGTCTCTGATTTACTAGAATCAGTTACTCTAACTACTACCAAACATCCAAAGTCACTCAAGGGTGCAAAATTCTTTGAGACATCAAAGATTGATCTAGAAAAAATCACAACACCAACAATCATCTTTGAAGGAACAGCCAAAGAAGCAGTAACATTATTTCCTGCAAACATTAACGTTGCAGCATTACTTAGTCTAGTTGGAATGGGAAGTGAAAAGACAATGGTAAAAATTGTTGCAGATCCAAACACTGACAAAAATACTCATACCATTGTTGCACAAGGAAAATTTGGAAAGATGTCATTTAACATTGAAAATATTCCAGATGAGACAAACCCAAAAACAAGCAAACTGGCAATTTTATCTGCAATTGAAACTCTAAGAAAATATTGTTCCAGTGGAATATCTATTGGAACATAA
- the nadA gene encoding quinolinate synthase NadA, with product MLVQQSSSLKEEIVRLKKEKDVVILAHNYQIPDVQDIADFTGDSLGLSRQAAKVPQKTILFCGVHFMAETAAIISPEKRVLIPDLEAGCSLSDSITIDELRNWKKQHPNAITVGYVNTTAEIKSELDYCCTSANAVNVVNAIPADKEILFLPDMFLGSYVAKVTGRKNMFIWAGECHVHAGIKPEDITNKLNSLKDAEFVIHPECSCTTPMMYDAASGSFDGNKVSILSTEGMLNHVNNSKAKNFVVATETGILYKMKQQNPDKNFIPASEKAECQYMKMITLEKVYDALVQEKNQVVVPKEIADKARTAIERMLAIS from the coding sequence ATGTTAGTTCAACAATCATCTAGTCTCAAAGAGGAAATCGTGCGTCTAAAAAAAGAAAAAGACGTTGTTATCTTGGCTCATAATTATCAAATTCCCGATGTCCAAGATATCGCAGATTTTACTGGGGACTCGCTAGGTCTATCAAGACAAGCAGCCAAAGTTCCACAAAAAACAATTCTCTTTTGTGGTGTCCACTTTATGGCAGAGACTGCTGCAATCATCTCACCTGAAAAAAGAGTACTGATTCCTGATTTAGAAGCTGGATGTTCCCTATCTGATTCAATTACTATAGATGAACTAAGAAACTGGAAGAAACAACATCCAAATGCAATCACAGTTGGTTATGTAAATACAACTGCAGAGATAAAATCTGAATTAGATTACTGTTGTACTTCAGCAAATGCTGTAAATGTAGTAAATGCAATTCCAGCTGATAAAGAAATTTTATTCTTACCTGACATGTTTTTGGGTTCTTATGTTGCCAAAGTTACTGGAAGAAAGAACATGTTCATTTGGGCAGGTGAATGCCATGTCCATGCCGGCATCAAACCAGAAGATATCACAAACAAACTAAATTCACTCAAAGACGCTGAATTTGTAATTCATCCTGAATGCAGTTGTACTACACCAATGATGTATGATGCAGCATCTGGAAGTTTTGATGGAAACAAAGTCTCTATCTTATCCACTGAAGGAATGTTAAATCACGTAAATAATTCCAAGGCCAAGAACTTTGTTGTTGCAACTGAAACTGGAATCTTATACAAAATGAAACAACAAAATCCAGACAAAAATTTCATCCCAGCTTCTGAAAAAGCAGAATGCCAATACATGAAGATGATAACCCTTGAAAAAGTCTATGATGCTCTAGTTCAAGAGAAAAACCAAGTAGTGGTACCAAAAGAGATTGCAGACAAGGCAAGAACTGCAATAGAGCGAATGCTTGCAATTAGCTAA
- a CDS encoding tetratricopeptide repeat protein gives MVGLFGKNPKEKNTLQKRKDLRKLVKQKQYDDALKLGLEILQKAQYEQNVLFIVGGIHYMRNQYQTAMPYFEKALDIGAYDVEVLTLKANSHYFLGEPKKALACCEKIKEIDPKNKAVAELISKIK, from the coding sequence TTGGTAGGTCTATTTGGCAAAAATCCTAAAGAAAAAAATACTTTACAAAAAAGAAAAGACTTACGAAAATTAGTCAAACAAAAACAATACGATGACGCCTTGAAATTAGGATTAGAGATACTACAAAAAGCACAATATGAACAAAATGTCTTGTTTATTGTTGGTGGCATACACTATATGAGAAATCAATATCAAACTGCCATGCCCTATTTTGAAAAGGCATTAGATATTGGAGCTTATGATGTTGAAGTTTTAACTCTCAAAGCAAACTCTCATTATTTTCTTGGAGAGCCCAAAAAAGCACTTGCATGTTGTGAAAAAATTAAAGAAATTGATCCAAAAAATAAAGCAGTTGCTGAATTGATATCTAAAATAAAATAA
- the nadC gene encoding carboxylating nicotinate-nucleotide diphosphorylase, producing the protein MISFNSKKQLIAFLAEDIGKGDVTSVLLPRKKITAKIISREKAIVAGVNHAREIFKLKGCSVTIVKKDGSRVNPNDVILKITGDAGKILTCERTALNLLTRMSGIATQTNELVKKIANKTKLYATRKTAPGLRYFDKEAVEIGGGVRHRLRLDEMVMIKDNHIAVSDLLSLIKSAKKKHKKFEVEVENTADAVLAAREGATIIMLDNFTPEQIKKTIQILKGKKLRGKVLLEASGGINAKNIAKYGKTGVDIISIGSITNSVKGIDMSLEV; encoded by the coding sequence ATGATTTCATTTAATTCTAAAAAACAGCTAATTGCATTTTTAGCTGAAGATATTGGCAAAGGAGATGTTACCAGTGTTCTCTTACCTAGAAAAAAAATTACTGCTAAAATTATCTCAAGGGAGAAAGCTATAGTGGCTGGTGTGAATCATGCTAGAGAGATTTTCAAATTAAAAGGATGCAGTGTAACAATTGTAAAAAAAGATGGCAGTAGGGTAAATCCTAATGATGTGATTTTGAAGATAACTGGGGATGCGGGAAAGATTCTCACATGTGAGCGAACTGCGCTTAATTTGCTTACAAGAATGAGCGGGATTGCTACTCAGACAAATGAATTGGTAAAAAAGATTGCAAATAAAACCAAATTGTACGCCACAAGAAAGACAGCTCCTGGCCTGAGATATTTCGATAAAGAGGCAGTAGAGATTGGAGGTGGAGTGAGACACCGATTAAGATTAGATGAGATGGTCATGATTAAAGACAATCACATTGCAGTAAGTGATTTGTTGTCTTTGATTAAAAGTGCAAAGAAAAAACATAAAAAATTTGAAGTTGAAGTTGAAAATACTGCAGATGCAGTATTGGCAGCAAGAGAAGGTGCTACTATAATTATGTTAGATAATTTTACGCCAGAACAAATTAAAAAAACAATTCAAATTCTCAAAGGAAAAAAGTTGCGAGGTAAAGTACTACTTGAAGCATCAGGTGGAATTAATGCAAAAAATATTGCAAAGTATGGAAAAACAGGAGTAGATATCATATCTATTGGAAGTATTACAAACTCTGTCAAGGGAATAGACATGAGTTTAGAAGTATGA
- the spt4 gene encoding transcription elongation factor subunit Spt4 yields the protein MAREMACRKCKFVTTGKVCPACKSSDLTPDWNGVVLVVDPTNSQISKTLGIKQKGKYAIKVT from the coding sequence ATGGCTCGAGAGATGGCTTGTAGAAAATGCAAGTTTGTAACTACAGGCAAAGTTTGTCCAGCATGTAAATCATCAGATTTGACACCAGACTGGAATGGAGTCGTACTAGTTGTAGACCCAACAAATTCTCAAATTTCAAAAACATTAGGAATTAAACAAAAAGGCAAATACGCAATCAAAGTTACGTAA
- a CDS encoding DNA-directed RNA polymerase has translation MFSISTLVDVVRIPPSLFGTALKKAATNILKDKYESMINAELGYIIMILDAKVDEMGKMIAGDGGTFHRVEFEALTFYPKLQEIVQGEIVDITDFGAFVRIGPTDALLHLSQVMDDYLKSDVKSGMILANQSGRTLKVGSTLRARITAVSLGKAAAMGKIGITCRQPFLGADAWIAEEIKKSSGGSSDSKEAKVEAS, from the coding sequence TTGTTTTCTATATCCACCCTAGTTGATGTTGTTAGGATTCCTCCAAGCTTGTTTGGAACCGCACTCAAAAAGGCTGCAACAAACATTCTCAAAGACAAGTATGAGAGCATGATTAATGCAGAATTAGGTTACATCATTATGATTTTAGATGCCAAAGTTGACGAAATGGGAAAGATGATTGCCGGAGACGGTGGAACTTTCCACAGAGTAGAGTTTGAAGCATTGACATTTTATCCAAAACTCCAAGAAATTGTTCAAGGAGAAATTGTAGACATTACAGACTTTGGAGCATTTGTAAGAATTGGTCCAACTGATGCATTACTACACTTATCACAAGTTATGGATGACTATCTAAAGAGTGATGTAAAATCTGGAATGATTTTAGCTAATCAAAGTGGCAGAACATTAAAAGTTGGGTCCACACTTAGAGCAAGAATTACTGCAGTATCATTAGGTAAAGCTGCTGCAATGGGAAAGATTGGAATCACATGTAGACAACCATTCCTTGGTGCAGATGCATGGATTGCAGAAGAGATTAAAAAATCATCTGGCGGTTCTAGCGATTCAAAAGAAGCTAAAGTAGAGGCAAGTTAA